The proteins below come from a single Iocasia fonsfrigidae genomic window:
- a CDS encoding ATP-binding protein: MNIKSLFIKDFGIFYNELIEDISPGLLVIGGYNRSGKTSFFKLLRYIGYGFPRNNDFIPARQKHELEAVVQTSNREEFSLNLKGFAEPVVSVIKGERKIDSAVELYNGLDFFTYQQLFTISLDELQSRNTGLAKKELKRLNSILLGAGLKELLLLPQIEDYFAKNAEKIGGKNGDPGVKDFKPYYQQIEQGIEMKHAASAQVKDYYQKKELLLEAGSKIEDIRKEISVLEKGVNRLDLLKNHYEICSQLNKLESKLQSLKSDKYLGLDKQAYPERASEIFKRYHQLREKREGQLLTLKQEIGIKHINQLKNKFIKYQDKIKFFHHRITGLSEQVKYYRENLNRVIVEEEKLERAITSFNEEWVDGFKIIDNIKVDEINYLNLQDDLEEYNRLRLSYQQERERLDVLVEKGRQLEQKLTSLKASNPGKNLSLYFIFSIVCLLSGIGLSFLRTIYISISFLGTVGIGLYSLYIYTLARDRINLKKIISNELEDVKNEILSSKNKIGDYKTSLMPLQKMLNRYRTILGLDQEASPQLLRENFRQVQGFKDKLKGIRQQRKGLNSNKIEIEKRLGGLLNILKEFNEIVSLNMMTSGDELLQQYDMIVSLFEELVQALDRFMLLSGYEDKLSDLRQETICLYEESGLNLRDKKQETASLLEDYLRWAKKMEEYQAVKKEYEQLIRQLGSALNTELIRESMGVTDDSMLDSFRGFYNSYISLEDVEEDYQNKRQELNLARDRLNKLRDKKQILKQELKELATDDKLRQASSIIDKARQELGVIAEEYAVNKAAAFILKRAREGVIKRVKDDLLADASKYFKRITRGKYQRILPAEEVLDNDFQAQLADGSIQGGIKELSRGTVEQLFLAVRLNRIKEISPPLPVIIDDSFVNFDSFHLQETLVLIQELAETHQVFLLTCHPHLVKLIKDNDSNIQFWKLDDGRFNNTSQEKLIDFLTAGINK; the protein is encoded by the coding sequence TTGAATATAAAGAGCTTATTTATTAAGGATTTTGGTATATTTTATAATGAATTAATTGAGGATATATCCCCTGGACTGCTTGTAATAGGTGGATATAACCGTTCAGGGAAGACGAGTTTCTTTAAGTTGTTAAGGTATATTGGTTATGGTTTTCCCCGTAACAATGATTTTATTCCAGCCCGTCAGAAACATGAACTTGAAGCGGTTGTTCAGACCAGTAATAGGGAAGAATTCAGCTTAAACCTAAAGGGATTTGCTGAACCAGTTGTAAGTGTTATCAAGGGAGAAAGAAAGATAGATTCTGCAGTAGAATTATATAACGGCCTTGATTTTTTTACATATCAACAGTTGTTTACTATCAGCCTGGATGAATTGCAATCCAGGAATACAGGATTAGCTAAAAAGGAATTGAAGAGATTAAATTCTATTCTTCTGGGAGCTGGATTAAAAGAGCTGCTACTCTTACCACAGATAGAGGATTATTTTGCCAAAAATGCCGAGAAGATTGGCGGGAAAAATGGGGACCCTGGAGTAAAGGATTTTAAGCCCTATTATCAGCAGATAGAGCAGGGGATTGAAATGAAACATGCTGCCTCAGCCCAGGTTAAAGATTATTATCAAAAAAAAGAATTGCTGCTGGAGGCTGGCTCTAAAATAGAAGATATTAGGAAAGAAATATCAGTGTTAGAGAAAGGGGTTAACCGGCTTGACCTCTTAAAAAATCACTATGAAATCTGTAGTCAGCTCAATAAACTGGAGAGTAAACTCCAGAGTTTAAAGTCCGATAAATACCTGGGTCTTGATAAACAGGCTTATCCAGAGAGAGCCAGTGAAATTTTTAAAAGATACCATCAGCTCAGGGAAAAAAGGGAAGGACAGCTTTTAACATTAAAGCAGGAGATAGGGATTAAACATATTAATCAATTAAAGAATAAGTTTATTAAATACCAGGATAAAATAAAGTTTTTTCATCACAGAATTACTGGTTTGTCTGAACAGGTCAAATATTATCGTGAAAATCTGAACAGGGTAATCGTGGAAGAGGAGAAACTGGAGAGGGCTATTACCAGTTTTAATGAAGAGTGGGTAGATGGTTTTAAAATTATAGATAATATCAAGGTAGATGAAATAAACTATCTTAATTTACAGGATGACCTTGAGGAATATAATAGATTAAGGCTATCTTATCAGCAGGAAAGGGAAAGGCTAGATGTATTAGTAGAGAAGGGGAGACAGTTGGAGCAGAAACTGACTTCACTAAAGGCAAGTAATCCCGGTAAAAATCTAAGCTTGTATTTCATTTTCTCAATAGTTTGTCTGTTAAGTGGAATAGGTCTGTCCTTTTTAAGAACTATTTATATCAGCATTAGTTTCCTTGGTACAGTTGGTATTGGATTATATAGTCTTTATATCTATACCCTGGCTAGGGATAGAATTAATCTTAAAAAAATAATTTCTAATGAACTGGAGGATGTCAAAAATGAGATCTTGTCCAGCAAAAATAAAATAGGAGACTATAAAACAAGCTTAATGCCACTGCAAAAAATGCTTAATAGATACAGAACAATTCTGGGCTTAGATCAAGAGGCTTCACCTCAGTTATTGAGAGAAAATTTTCGACAGGTTCAGGGTTTTAAAGATAAACTGAAAGGGATAAGACAGCAGAGGAAAGGACTTAATAGTAATAAGATTGAAATAGAAAAAAGGCTGGGTGGACTTCTAAATATTCTCAAAGAGTTTAATGAAATAGTATCTTTAAACATGATGACATCAGGAGATGAGCTCCTTCAGCAATATGATATGATAGTCTCTTTATTTGAGGAATTAGTTCAAGCCTTGGATAGGTTCATGTTGTTATCAGGTTATGAAGATAAATTGTCTGATCTTAGACAGGAGACTATCTGTTTATATGAAGAAAGTGGTTTAAATCTGAGGGATAAAAAGCAAGAAACAGCTAGTTTGTTGGAAGACTATCTAAGATGGGCTAAAAAAATGGAAGAATACCAGGCAGTTAAAAAGGAATATGAGCAGTTAATAAGACAACTGGGGAGTGCTCTTAATACAGAATTGATCCGGGAGTCAATGGGGGTAACTGATGATAGTATGTTAGATTCTTTCAGGGGATTCTATAATAGCTATATTTCCTTGGAAGATGTGGAAGAAGATTATCAAAATAAACGACAGGAATTAAATTTAGCCAGGGATCGATTAAATAAACTAAGGGATAAGAAACAAATACTTAAGCAGGAATTAAAGGAATTAGCTACAGATGACAAACTAAGACAGGCTTCCTCTATCATTGATAAGGCCAGACAGGAATTGGGTGTTATAGCAGAGGAATATGCTGTCAATAAGGCTGCTGCTTTTATATTAAAAAGGGCTAGAGAAGGGGTTATTAAGAGGGTAAAGGATGATCTGCTGGCTGATGCCAGTAAATACTTCAAAAGGATTACCAGGGGTAAATACCAGAGAATTTTACCGGCCGAAGAGGTTCTTGATAATGATTTTCAGGCCCAGTTAGCAGATGGAAGTATACAGGGCGGTATTAAGGAATTAAGCCGGGGTACTGTTGAACAACTTTTTCTGGCAGTACGGTTAAATAGAATTAAAGAAATAAGTCCTCCCCTGCCAGTAATTATTGATGATAGTTTTGTGAATTTCGATAGCTTTCACCTTCAGGAAACACTTGTTTTAATTCAGGAATTAGCAGAGACACATCAGGTCTTTCTCTTGACCTGCCATCCTCATCTGGTAAAATTAATCAAGGATAATGATTCAAATATACAGTTCTGGAAATTAGATGATGGTAGATTCAATAATACCAGTCAAGAGAAATTAATAGATTTTCTTACTGCGGGAATTAATAAGTAG
- a CDS encoding metallophosphoesterase family protein, which translates to MQRISFIHTADLHLGSTINIGGKGPAELEKIFTQAVFKAFENICDYALEYSVDFVLLSGDIYDRENRSVLANHFFNKQCKRLAKKGIPVLLIAGNHDPLNEDNELINSPDNVYIFSSRQVDSREIYNDKDELIAQVSGCSYRGKADSRRLYRDYETIPGIWNIALLHTQLDPDNINYMPCSLEDLLARGDIHYWALGHIHQARIINRSINRAVAYPGIPQGRDAGEAGIKGALLVELIPDCQPVISFLPTSKIIYQKKEISINSIANGNFSDLKRLINNKAKELKKIDSNCINLNCDQIEPLQELEGIIVDWVLTGRGELSELIKGQRDELGSFLLDSLQKEFLSRKPFIWTRKITDRTGKLLDEGLLGDSPIFKEIEDVIAVLKNKQGLKDELLSEFGFIWTDKSDREDSKAASFQLDDQKLYDLIDYARGLIIEELLERRERA; encoded by the coding sequence TTGCAGAGAATAAGCTTTATTCATACAGCAGACCTGCATTTAGGCAGCACAATAAATATAGGTGGTAAGGGTCCAGCAGAGCTGGAAAAAATATTTACACAGGCAGTCTTTAAAGCCTTTGAAAATATTTGTGACTATGCCTTGGAATATAGTGTTGATTTTGTATTATTGAGTGGTGATATATATGACCGGGAAAACCGTTCTGTACTGGCCAACCATTTTTTTAATAAACAGTGTAAGCGTTTAGCGAAAAAAGGAATTCCGGTCCTGCTTATTGCTGGCAACCATGACCCTTTAAATGAGGATAATGAATTAATTAATAGTCCTGATAATGTTTATATTTTCAGTAGCCGTCAGGTTGATAGCAGAGAGATTTATAATGATAAAGATGAGTTAATTGCCCAGGTATCAGGTTGTTCATATAGGGGTAAGGCGGATTCGCGCCGGCTTTATCGGGATTATGAGACAATACCAGGTATCTGGAATATTGCTTTGTTACATACCCAGTTAGACCCTGATAATATCAACTATATGCCCTGCTCATTGGAGGATTTGTTGGCCAGAGGTGATATTCACTACTGGGCTTTAGGGCATATACATCAGGCTAGAATAATAAATAGATCTATCAATAGGGCAGTAGCTTATCCTGGCATTCCACAGGGAAGGGATGCTGGTGAAGCTGGTATTAAAGGGGCGCTACTGGTAGAGTTAATACCTGACTGCCAACCGGTAATAAGTTTTTTGCCAACCTCTAAGATTATTTATCAAAAAAAGGAAATATCTATTAATAGTATTGCTAATGGTAATTTTTCTGACCTGAAAAGGTTGATAAATAATAAGGCTAAAGAATTAAAAAAAATTGATAGTAATTGTATTAATCTTAATTGTGACCAGATTGAACCATTACAAGAATTAGAGGGTATTATTGTTGATTGGGTTTTGACGGGAAGAGGAGAGCTAAGTGAATTAATAAAAGGTCAGAGGGATGAATTGGGGTCTTTTCTACTTGATAGTCTACAAAAGGAATTCCTCTCAAGAAAACCCTTTATCTGGACTAGAAAGATTACTGATCGTACTGGCAAATTACTTGATGAGGGTTTGTTAGGGGATAGTCCTATTTTTAAGGAAATAGAAGATGTAATTGCTGTTTTGAAGAATAAACAGGGTCTCAAGGATGAACTGCTGTCAGAGTTTGGTTTTATATGGACTGATAAATCTGACCGGGAGGATAGCAAAGCTGCTAGTTTTCAACTGGACGATCAAAAATTATATGATCTTATTGATTATGCCAGAGGGTTGATTATTGAAGAATTACTGGAAAGGCGTGAAAGGGCTTGA
- a CDS encoding TIGR01212 family radical SAM protein (This family includes YhcC from E. coli K-12, an uncharacterized radical SAM protein.): MSVYYKYSAYLRKKHGEKTYKLPVNLPLTCPNRDGFLGRTGCSFCGEDAGAHESLTGNLSVSKQLLKNREYIGSRYGAKKFIAYFQNYSNTYLPLAKLKEYLQDVFAIEGIVEIVLSTRPDCINKRYIEGIKEVINRNNPAVGLSFELGLQTVNYHTLKVINRGHTLAEFIEAVILARDFNIPVGTHLILNLPGDNDCDVIENAKIVSALGVANVKLHALYIREGTTLAREYQEGNLELITLDEYIARVIEFLQYLSPDIAVQRLLGRAPEEGTLFVNWDYSWWKIHDMIIKEMKQKGLKQGDKFDYLGGKALRGMRDCRE, translated from the coding sequence ATGAGTGTTTATTATAAATATTCGGCATATTTAAGGAAAAAACATGGAGAAAAGACATATAAGCTACCAGTTAATCTACCACTGACCTGTCCCAATAGAGACGGTTTTCTCGGCAGGACTGGTTGTAGTTTTTGTGGTGAAGATGCCGGGGCACATGAAAGCCTGACAGGGAATTTATCTGTTAGTAAACAGCTTTTAAAAAACAGGGAATATATTGGCAGCCGGTATGGTGCTAAGAAATTTATTGCCTATTTTCAGAACTACTCTAATACATATCTGCCCCTTGCTAAATTAAAAGAATATCTCCAGGATGTTTTTGCGATTGAAGGCATTGTTGAGATAGTTCTTTCTACCAGACCTGATTGTATCAATAAAAGGTATATTGAGGGGATAAAGGAAGTAATAAATAGGAATAATCCAGCAGTAGGACTTTCTTTTGAACTAGGGCTTCAAACGGTTAATTATCATACACTAAAGGTGATTAACCGTGGCCACACCCTGGCTGAGTTTATTGAAGCAGTTATTTTAGCAAGGGATTTTAATATTCCTGTTGGAACACATTTGATTTTGAACCTACCTGGTGACAATGACTGTGATGTTATTGAAAATGCCAAAATAGTGTCTGCCCTGGGGGTTGCTAATGTAAAACTCCATGCCCTTTATATCAGGGAAGGTACTACTCTAGCTAGAGAATATCAGGAGGGTAATCTGGAGTTAATCACCCTGGATGAATATATAGCCAGGGTGATTGAGTTTCTGCAGTATTTAAGTCCAGACATTGCTGTACAGCGCTTGCTGGGCAGGGCGCCTGAAGAAGGAACCCTGTTTGTTAACTGGGATTACAGTTGGTGGAAAATTCATGATATGATTATTAAGGAGATGAAGCAAAAGGGGCTTAAACAAGGTGATAAATTTGATTATTTAGGGGGCAAGGCCTTAAGGGGGATGAGAGATTGCAGAGAATAA
- a CDS encoding class I SAM-dependent methyltransferase encodes MKRDFTQGVEMSHQLLKQHVKEGETVIDATAGNGYDTLFLAELVGNSGNVYSFDIQQEAIDNTRERLRLARMGDRVRLCHTGHENILDMVSEDVGAIIFNLGYRPGGKKDIKTRPETSLTALKSGLTLLKKSGIIVIVIYTGHKGGKTEREILLNYSAGLNQDKYNVLYYHFINQDCSPEVLAIKKR; translated from the coding sequence GTGAAACGGGATTTTACACAGGGTGTTGAGATGTCACATCAGCTTTTAAAGCAACATGTTAAGGAAGGTGAGACGGTAATAGATGCTACTGCTGGAAATGGATATGATACTTTGTTTTTGGCTGAATTAGTTGGAAACAGTGGTAATGTATATTCCTTTGATATTCAGCAAGAGGCGATTGATAATACGAGGGAACGATTGCGACTGGCCAGGATGGGGGATAGAGTGAGGCTTTGTCATACCGGTCATGAAAATATTTTGGATATGGTTAGTGAAGATGTAGGGGCAATTATCTTTAACCTGGGATACAGGCCTGGTGGGAAGAAAGATATAAAAACCAGACCTGAAACGAGTCTGACTGCTCTTAAAAGTGGTTTAACATTACTTAAGAAAAGTGGTATTATAGTAATAGTAATTTATACTGGACATAAGGGCGGAAAAACTGAAAGGGAAATACTCCTGAACTATTCTGCTGGATTAAACCAGGATAAGTATAATGTCTTATACTATCATTTTATTAATCAGGACTGTTCTCCTGAAGTATTAGCAATAAAAAAAAGATAA
- a CDS encoding Fur family transcriptional regulator: protein MSNSIDWENFLKEKGIRVTRQRIAILGVLDNSSKPVSARGIFDELAAKYPGIRLSTIYRNLNHFTAKNMVKMMELNIEKKESYYELKNRGHHHHMICLECGEILPLECPLKNYLLELSSETGYKIIDHRVKLYGLCPACSKEEG, encoded by the coding sequence ATGAGTAATTCTATAGATTGGGAAAATTTTCTAAAAGAAAAGGGAATCAGGGTTACCAGGCAGCGTATTGCTATTCTGGGGGTGCTTGATAATAGTTCAAAGCCGGTATCGGCTCGAGGTATTTTTGATGAGCTTGCTGCCAAATATCCTGGTATCCGTCTTTCGACTATCTACCGCAATTTAAATCATTTTACAGCTAAAAATATGGTAAAGATGATGGAATTAAACATTGAAAAGAAAGAGAGTTACTATGAATTAAAGAACAGGGGGCATCATCATCATATGATCTGTCTGGAATGTGGGGAAATACTTCCCCTGGAATGTCCTCTGAAAAACTATCTTCTTGAGTTGAGTTCTGAGACAGGCTATAAGATTATAGACCATAGAGTAAAACTATATGGTCTTTGTCCTGCCTGTAGTAAGGAGGAAGGATAA
- a CDS encoding metal ABC transporter permease: protein MIKAFMEYTFLQNAVFSALLASIICGIIGTIIIEEKLVMMSGGIAHTSFGGIGLGYFLKIEPIIGALFFSILAAIGLITIRRKIKVNSDTLMGIFWAVGMALGILFIAFTPGYPPDISSYLFGNILTVTSFDIKIILIFTIVLVFTISALFNYWKAYLFDSQFSSVIGIKTKLLEYLLFILIALAIVALIRVVGIILVIALLTAPPAIAKLFSYDLKKMIFYAIFFSMFFSLAGLWISYQFNISSGASIVLLAGFSYFIAVLISKRTAGLKTYS, encoded by the coding sequence ATGATTAAGGCCTTTATGGAATACACTTTTTTGCAAAATGCAGTTTTTAGTGCACTACTGGCCAGTATTATTTGTGGAATTATCGGGACGATTATTATAGAAGAGAAATTAGTAATGATGAGTGGAGGGATAGCCCATACTTCATTTGGAGGTATTGGCCTGGGCTATTTTTTAAAAATAGAGCCTATAATTGGGGCGCTTTTCTTTTCTATCCTGGCTGCTATTGGGCTAATTACTATTAGGCGGAAAATAAAAGTTAATTCAGATACATTAATGGGAATTTTCTGGGCTGTGGGTATGGCTTTAGGCATTTTGTTTATAGCCTTTACACCTGGCTATCCCCCGGATATATCATCTTATTTATTTGGTAATATCCTGACAGTTACCAGTTTTGATATAAAAATTATTCTTATTTTTACGATAGTGTTGGTTTTTACAATCTCAGCTCTATTTAATTACTGGAAGGCATATTTATTTGATAGTCAATTTTCTTCTGTAATTGGAATTAAAACGAAATTATTAGAATATCTTCTTTTTATATTAATAGCCTTAGCTATTGTTGCTTTAATCAGGGTGGTCGGTATAATACTGGTGATTGCTTTATTAACCGCTCCTCCGGCTATTGCTAAATTATTTTCTTATGATTTAAAAAAGATGATCTTTTATGCTATTTTTTTTAGTATGTTTTTCTCATTAGCGGGTTTATGGATTTCCTATCAATTTAATATTTCTTCTGGGGCTTCAATAGTTTTACTTGCTGGATTTAGTTATTTTATTGCAGTGCTCATTAGTAAAAGAACAGCCGGTTTAAAAACTTATTCATAG
- a CDS encoding metal ABC transporter ATP-binding protein: protein MKAIEVSDVSVYYDNVCAIRDVNLEISENEFLAIIGPNGAGKSTLLKVILGLIRPVNGEVKVFGNSIKKREKLIGYVPQAIEFDRNFPISVRDVILMGRLRSNFTFFHSYSKEDVQKAVDIMDRLELADLKERQIGQLSSGQLQRVLIARALAVEPKIMLLDEPTASVDLNSRNKIYSILNDLKKEMTIVAVTHDMAAISTYFDSVACLNKDLHYHGDKELEEAALKKVYGCPIELIAHGVPHRVFRAHEE, encoded by the coding sequence ATGAAGGCCATCGAAGTAAGTGATGTAAGTGTATATTATGATAATGTCTGTGCAATAAGGGATGTTAACCTTGAGATTAGTGAGAATGAATTTCTGGCGATTATTGGACCTAATGGTGCAGGTAAAAGCACATTATTAAAAGTAATACTGGGTCTTATTAGACCGGTAAATGGAGAAGTAAAGGTTTTTGGAAATAGTATCAAGAAAAGAGAAAAATTAATCGGGTATGTACCTCAGGCAATAGAATTTGATAGGAATTTCCCTATCAGTGTTCGGGATGTTATCCTAATGGGGCGCTTAAGGAGTAATTTTACTTTCTTTCACAGTTATTCTAAAGAAGATGTCCAAAAGGCTGTTGATATTATGGATAGACTGGAATTAGCTGATCTTAAGGAAAGGCAGATCGGGCAATTATCAAGTGGGCAGTTACAGAGGGTTTTAATTGCTCGTGCACTGGCAGTAGAGCCAAAAATTATGTTGCTTGATGAACCAACAGCAAGTGTTGATCTTAATTCCAGAAATAAGATTTATTCTATCTTAAATGATCTCAAGAAAGAGATGACTATTGTTGCTGTAACCCATGATATGGCAGCAATCTCTACCTATTTTGATAGTGTTGCCTGTTTAAATAAAGACCTGCACTACCATGGTGATAAAGAACTTGAAGAAGCGGCTCTGAAAAAGGTTTACGGATGCCCTATAGAATTGATTGCCCACGGAGTACCACATCGAGTTTTCAGGGCCCATGAGGAGTGA
- a CDS encoding metal ABC transporter solute-binding protein, Zn/Mn family has protein sequence MRKIARIVVLLFVVVIIFVSGTACQVSGKSDKLAVAVSIVPEATFVKAVAGELLDVVTMIPPGNSPANYSPSPKELTKFSDSGIYFAMGVPADLTNILAKAEEINPDIKVVKLFAEVNEVYPDREFSPGKRDPHIWLSPKRAKIMVRIIARELAEIDEKNRNVYQKNADEYINKLNKLDQEISNSLSKLKNKTFIVYHPAFGYFADDYGLEMLAIEEEGKEATPRRVQKIIDLAKKENIKAIFYQAEIDSRQSQAIAEEIGGKTIQVDPLAADYIKNLQKTAEVFNDILN, from the coding sequence ATGAGGAAAATAGCTAGGATCGTTGTTTTGTTGTTTGTAGTGGTAATAATCTTTGTTTCAGGTACTGCTTGTCAGGTCAGTGGGAAAAGTGATAAACTTGCAGTGGCGGTGTCGATTGTTCCAGAAGCTACTTTTGTTAAAGCCGTGGCTGGGGAACTACTTGATGTTGTAACTATGATTCCTCCAGGAAACAGCCCGGCAAATTATTCGCCTTCACCCAAAGAATTAACTAAATTTAGTGATTCCGGTATCTATTTTGCTATGGGGGTGCCGGCAGATCTGACAAATATTTTAGCAAAAGCAGAGGAGATTAACCCTGATATTAAGGTAGTTAAGCTTTTTGCAGAGGTTAATGAGGTATATCCTGACCGAGAGTTTTCTCCAGGCAAAAGGGACCCCCATATCTGGTTATCACCAAAAAGGGCTAAGATAATGGTCAGGATTATTGCCAGGGAACTGGCAGAGATTGATGAAAAAAACCGAAATGTTTATCAAAAAAATGCTGATGAGTATATTAATAAACTTAATAAATTAGACCAAGAAATTAGTAATTCACTATCAAAGCTAAAAAATAAGACTTTTATTGTTTATCACCCCGCTTTTGGTTATTTTGCTGATGACTATGGACTGGAAATGCTGGCTATAGAGGAAGAAGGAAAAGAGGCTACTCCCAGAAGGGTCCAGAAAATAATTGATCTAGCGAAAAAAGAAAATATTAAAGCAATTTTCTATCAGGCAGAGATAGATAGTAGGCAGTCTCAGGCTATAGCCGAAGAGATTGGTGGAAAAACAATTCAGGTTGACCCTCTTGCAGCTGATTACATAAAAAATCTACAAAAAACAGCTGAGGTTTTTAATGATATCCTTAATTAA
- a CDS encoding ABC transporter ATP-binding protein has product MPNLYDIEVKNISKIYKKTTAVEDISLQVKKGEVFGFLGPNGAGKTTTIRIMTGLLPASSGCCKVLGEEISGIGSDFYRKIGIVFENNNLYMRLSGEKNLRFFASMYQLDNDIVYYLLEKFALLDAAKRPVKSYSKGMKQRLLICRALLHDPKLLILDEPTSGLDPMSVEIIHQAIEEFRNAGKTVFLSTHYMEEADSLCDRLAFINKGSLIAVERPVVLKERYGESYIEIKVLLDKGQESAEMFEEIINQDDILELDDNIMTIKLSLINNDVGLRLDKIRSKSKVLSIHSREATLHDVFMRLTTLS; this is encoded by the coding sequence GTGCCTAATTTATATGATATAGAAGTAAAAAATATAAGTAAAATATATAAAAAAACAACTGCTGTAGAAGATATTTCATTACAGGTCAAGAAGGGGGAGGTTTTTGGTTTTTTGGGTCCTAATGGGGCGGGTAAAACAACGACTATTAGAATAATGACCGGTCTTCTGCCGGCCAGTTCAGGTTGCTGTAAGGTTCTAGGTGAGGAGATAAGTGGGATTGGTAGTGATTTTTATAGAAAGATAGGTATTGTTTTTGAAAATAATAATCTTTATATGAGATTATCAGGAGAAAAGAACCTCAGGTTTTTTGCCAGTATGTATCAACTTGATAATGATATAGTTTATTATCTATTAGAGAAATTTGCCCTACTTGATGCTGCTAAAAGACCGGTAAAAAGTTATTCCAAGGGTATGAAACAGAGACTACTTATCTGCCGTGCTTTACTCCATGACCCTAAGCTTTTAATACTTGATGAACCAACCAGTGGTCTTGACCCTATGTCTGTTGAAATTATCCATCAGGCAATAGAGGAATTTAGGAATGCTGGAAAGACTGTGTTTTTAAGTACACATTATATGGAAGAGGCTGATAGCTTATGTGACCGTCTTGCTTTCATTAATAAAGGTAGTTTAATTGCAGTAGAAAGACCAGTGGTCTTAAAGGAAAGGTATGGGGAGTCATATATAGAAATTAAGGTATTATTAGATAAAGGGCAAGAATCTGCTGAGATGTTTGAAGAAATAATTAATCAGGATGACATCTTAGAATTGGATGATAACATAATGACTATAAAATTATCACTTATTAATAATGACGTAGGTCTAAGATTAGATAAAATACGTTCAAAGTCAAAGGTATTGAGTATCCATTCCCGGGAAGCGACTCTTCATGATGTTTTTATGAGATTAACAACTTTGTCTTAA
- a CDS encoding ABC transporter permease encodes MVGIIWSIIKKDFYESIRNKTILIVILLPILASLLFTVIDNQSADKNFNIGISGDKGFEIGHFIEDNLINFIPHSYEQVAAGRRAIEEGSLDALLVINDQESKDYLLYLSGQHGLTYLFIKDSVEEILESYHRVKKPFKFTVRSINNPATRLSFLPIWLTITITMIGVLIISGNFAEEKENKTMEAMMITPASSLGIFLAKGIYGLILSLLTVFLMCILNGVVFVNWIILFVFIITILSSSACFTAIGLLIGIITTSQSSARSIGTLVYFPLLFPTLIYDLTEFTRILAGLFPTYYLFKALERILLYPKNISGLFGDVYILLGLAVIFSILAYFIFKGVKN; translated from the coding sequence ATGGTGGGAATTATATGGAGTATTATAAAAAAGGATTTTTATGAATCTATTAGAAATAAAACTATATTGATAGTGATTTTACTGCCGATACTGGCATCATTATTATTTACAGTAATTGATAATCAGAGCGCAGATAAGAATTTTAATATAGGAATCAGTGGAGACAAAGGGTTTGAAATAGGGCATTTTATAGAAGATAATCTTATTAATTTTATCCCACATAGCTATGAACAGGTTGCGGCAGGCAGGAGAGCAATTGAGGAGGGTTCTCTGGATGCCCTATTAGTAATAAATGATCAAGAAAGTAAAGATTATCTCCTGTATTTATCAGGCCAGCATGGACTGACATATCTTTTTATCAAAGATAGTGTTGAGGAAATACTGGAATCATATCATAGGGTAAAAAAGCCGTTTAAGTTTACTGTAAGAAGTATTAATAATCCTGCTACTCGCCTATCTTTTTTACCTATCTGGCTTACCATTACGATTACAATGATTGGTGTTTTAATAATTTCTGGTAATTTTGCTGAAGAGAAAGAGAATAAAACTATGGAGGCGATGATGATTACTCCAGCCAGTAGTCTCGGCATATTTCTGGCCAAGGGTATTTATGGCCTTATCTTAAGTTTATTAACCGTTTTCTTAATGTGCATTCTAAATGGGGTTGTATTTGTAAACTGGATTATTCTTTTTGTATTTATCATTACTATTTTATCATCATCAGCCTGTTTTACTGCAATTGGTCTTTTAATTGGTATTATAACAACATCACAGTCTTCTGCTAGATCGATTGGGACATTAGTTTATTTTCCCCTGTTATTTCCAACATTAATCTATGATCTAACTGAATTTACCAGGATCCTGGCAGGTTTATTTCCTACTTATTATTTATTTAAAGCCTTGGAAAGGATACTGTTATATCCTAAAAATATAAGCGGTCTCTTTGGAGATGTATATATTTTGTTAGGACTTGCTGTAATATTTTCAATACTGGCTTATTTTATATTTAAAGGGGTGAAAAACTAG